The DNA segment CACTGCGTGCTCTTGCAATCATATCGATTCCAAAATTTTGCACGAAACCAcctactggcaaaaaaaaaaaaaaaagatagcatgCAGCGCTATTTCGACCAACCAAGGGCAGAAGCGACGAGTGAACGAGGGGCTATTTCGAAGAGTACCGGGCTCGCGTGTATGCACACAGTTTCTTTCGTCTGGTTGGCGCTAATTTATGAGCGAATACATACAATTTCAGTGGATGCAGCAGTCAGGGTACTATGGACCGATCAGAAAAGCCGTTTATGATGGACAGCATAGTGAGCGTCATTTTACCAGCAGCAGGAACTGGCGAAAGGATGAAGATAAAAATGCCCAAGCAGTTCTGTGAGGTGCAAGGAAAACCAGTAATCTGTCACACGATTGGTGCGTTTCTGCAATACAGTTGGATATCGGAAATAGTTGTAGTGTATCCTCCAGATAAGTATTCCCTAGTAGTTAGTACTTTGAATACGGCCGATTTGCTGGAAAAAGTTACGCTCGTGCCTGGTGGTGGGACTAGGCACAGATCCATAATGAACGGCATGAAGCATCTTGAGCAGGATCCTCCGGACATCGTGATCATTCACGACGCCGTGCGACCCATCGTACCAAAACACGTAAGTGTGTTGACGCTTGCTGAGGCTCAGTAACTGATGAGTGGTTCCGCATTAGAATGAATGAAACATAagtttgtggcttttttttttttgcaggtcttGGAAGAAGTTGTGCAGGAAGCGAAGCTGCACGGTGGAGCAGGCCCGGTAGTACCTCTTGTGTCGACAGTACTGAAGATTGACGACAAAGGATTTCTCGAAGAGTCACTAGATCGGTCCAGATATGTTGCGAGCGAGACGCCGCAAGCATTTCAGTACCCATTATTGATGAAAGCATATCAGAGGTCTACAGAAGAAGATTACACCAATGGTACAGAATGCCTTGCGCTTTTGCACAGGCACTGCGGGGTAGCACCCAAGTTAGTACCAGGGACTGATGAGCTGTTTAAGGTTACATACAGAAAAGATTTGTATTCTGCTGCAGGAATGATCCAGGATGCACAAAGCACGGCCATACCTCAAGTAGCTGAACGATTCTAATTTCTTCTGCTACAATCGGTGTATGCTAAGGCACAAATTGCAGCACCTATTGTCTACGACATTCTGCAAAACCATGCCTCATTGTCATTTGCTGTCATCactggggtaaaaaaaaaaagcacaaacctACCATACTAACTGTTTCATTGTATTTGAGGGGCTTGCTGTACCCATCTTTCTCACATTCATATTTCTCAAACAATGAAACCAGTGAAAGAAATGAGAACACGAGGAAGTACACAAGACAGCACTGTCTGGTGTACTTCCTCTCCTTGTGTTGCCGTTTTTGTTGCTGGTTTCATTATGTTTGATTCACACCAACTAGCTCGCATGGTTACCCTGTCGCTGTTCATATTTCTTGTGTGTCCAGTTTTGTTAATGGGAATTTTTAATGTCCCAAGTTGACATAAATTGTTTAACATTTTTGTCACTTCTGTGCAGCTGTGGTGCGTACATATATTGTGCTGCAGCTGTTCATTGCACCAGTGCAATTTATGTTGCAGTGCAACGTGCTCTGCCATGATTTACTCGGAAAATAGCCAACATAGCTGCTGGCTTTGCTGTGCTTGCATGCTTTGAGGTATGCAATTTTGCATTTGTAAAGGAAAACATCTGAAGCAGAACTGTGGATAGATATACTCGACTCATTGAAActgcacaaaaacatttgcaattTGCATTACCCATGGCCACTTTTATGCCTGGCATTGTTGCTACGTCACCGAGCTTGCCTTCTACTCTACTGACTTTAAACAGAAGTGATGCAGGCTTAAATTCAATCGGTGCATGACAACTGGGATAACCTTTGTGCTGAAGCTGTACTCGCTGATTGCATTGTAAATTAAAATGTGTGTTGTAGCGCTGCTGCCAGCAAGGTGTATGTTTTAGCATCGTGCAATACTCGTGGCTGTCCTCTG comes from the Amblyomma americanum isolate KBUSLIRL-KWMA chromosome 1, ASM5285725v1, whole genome shotgun sequence genome and includes:
- the LOC144113082 gene encoding D-ribitol-5-phosphate cytidylyltransferase-like isoform X1; the encoded protein is MDRSEKPFMMDSIVSVILPAAGTGERMKIKMPKQFCEVQGKPVICHTIGAFLQYSWISEIVVVYPPDKYSLVVSTLNTADLLEKVTLVPGGGTRHRSIMNGMKHLEQDPPDIVIIHDAVRPIVPKHVLEEVVQEAKLHGGAGPVVPLVSTVLKIDDKGFLEESLDRSRYVASETPQAFQYPLLMKAYQRSTEEDYTNGPWESSYHSFHDGAAVKGCATALRWQVLPAVGLVRPRLLFPSNLVQSTINLAATCQGG
- the LOC144113082 gene encoding D-ribitol-5-phosphate cytidylyltransferase-like isoform X2, with the protein product MDRSEKPFMMDSIVSVILPAAGTGERMKIKMPKQFCEVQGKPVICHTIGAFLQYSWISEIVVVYPPDKYSLVVSTLNTADLLEKVTLVPGGGTRHRSIMNGMKHLEQDPPDIVIIHDAVRPIVPKHVLEEVVQEAKLHGGAGPVVPLVSTVLKIDDKGFLEESLDRSRYVASETPQAFQYPLLMKAYQRSTEEDYTNVLCTLPMICLSYDKPKYFSLIAQ